The following are from one region of the Rissa tridactyla isolate bRisTri1 chromosome 10, bRisTri1.patW.cur.20221130, whole genome shotgun sequence genome:
- the HYAL1 gene encoding hyaluronidase-1 produces the protein MALGWSCWVLLLLLPVLAHAGGPGPVLINRPFVTIWNIPTERCAQKYNVHLNLEIFDVLANDQQSFIGQDITLFYSKDLGLLPYYASDGVAVNGGLPQNASLEAHLHQAARDIEATLPSPAYDGLAVIDWEKWRPLWVRNWGPMDIYRQKSEGLVRQQHPQWPPQQVKKEAKRQFEKSARDFMERTLQLGEKLRPNGYWGFYGFPNCYNNDFHSQPFTGMCPAVEQQRNRELQWLWKSSRALYPSIYLPPVLNGTNKALAYVRHRVAEAFAVQRGVLDSGIPVLPYSQIAFSSTVDFLSQENLVNTIGESAAQGASGIILWGSLNYSSSKEMCLRLKDYLEGPLGHYIVNVTASADLCSQSLCSGRGRCVRQEGKQGFLHLDPSRFAIDLQAGKPWLVAQSLESNGDDVFRLAQEFSCQCYDKWQGPRCDIPGFAE, from the exons ATGGCATTGGGGTGGTCCTGCTGGgtccttctgctgctcctgcctgtccTGGCCCACGCTGGGGGGCCCGGCCCTGTCCTCATCAATCGTCCCTTCGTCACCATCTGGAACATCCCCACTGAGCGCTGCGCCCAGAAGTACAACGTCCACCTCAACCTGGAGATCTTCGATGTGTTGGCCAACGACCAGCAGTCCTTCATCGGGCAGGACATCACCCTCTTCTACAGCAAAGATCTGGGACTCCTCCCCTACTACGCCTCTGATGGGGTGGCAGTGAATGGGGGGCTCCCCCAAAATGCCAGCCTGGAAGCCCACCTCCACCAGGCCGCCCGGGACATTGAGGCCACCTTGCCCAGCCCTGCCTACGATGGGCTAGCTGTCATCGACTGGGAGAAGTGGCGCCCGCTGTGGGTCCGCAACTGGGGCCCCATGGACATCTACCGGCAGAAGTCAGAGGGGCTGGTGCGGCAACAGCACCCGCAGTGGCCCCCCCAGCAGGTGAAGAAGGAGGCCAAGAGGCAGTTTGAGAAAAGTGCCCGTGACTTCATGGAACGGACCCTGCAGCTGGGTGAGAAGCTCCGTCCCAACGGCTACTGGGGTTTCTATGGCTTCCCCAACTGCTACAACAACGACTTCCACAGCCAGCCCTTCACCGGGATGTGCCCAGCAGTGGAGCAGCAGAGGAACCGGGAGCTGCAGTGGCTCTGGAAGAGCAGCCGGGCGCTCTACCCCAGCATCTACCTGCCCCCCGTCTTGAATGGCACCAACAAGGCACTTGCCTATGTCCGGCACCGTGTGGCTGAGGCCTTTGCCGTCCAGCGTGGCGTCCTCGACAGCGGCATCCCCGTCCTGCCCTACTCCCAGATCGCCTTCAGCAGCACCGTCGACTTCCTCTCCCAG GAGAACCTGGTGAACACCATTGGGGAAAGCGCGGCTCAGGGCGCCTCTGGCATCATCCTCTGGGGCAGCCTCAACTACAGCAGCTCCAAG GAGATGTGCCTGCGGCTGAAGGACTACTTGGAGGGGCCCCTGGGCCACTACATCGTCAACGTGACAGCCAGCGCTGATCTGTGCAGCCAGAGCCTGTGCTCCGGCCGGGGTCGCTGCGTACGCCAGGAGGGCAAGCAGGGCTTCCTCCACCTCGACCCCTCCCGCTTCGCCATCGACCTGCAAGCCGGCAAGCCCTGGCTGGTCGCACAGAGCCTGGAATCCAACGGCGACGATGTCTTCCGGCTGGCCCAGGAGTTCAGCTGCCAGTGCTACGACAAGTGGCAGGGACCTCGCTGCGACATCCCGGGCTTTGCCGAGTGA